In Silene latifolia isolate original U9 population chromosome X, ASM4854445v1, whole genome shotgun sequence, the following proteins share a genomic window:
- the LOC141617160 gene encoding uncharacterized protein LOC141617160 — MVLAELWTADGLGWDTNKAMWEARNKWVFEWVTVDVFKVVRRVEELRKELEDDLRVAGTHEVRDEGGGRWLKPEVGWMKLNVDAGVKEGWGTGLGVVSRDSEGMVLWGMTEFRCGTMEPRMAEAEAVLAGLKEAQARGSRRLVIESDCKVLIDALKSKLQGRSDFNLILDDIYAFL; from the exons ATGGTGCTAGCAGAACTTTGGACGGCGGATGGCCTTGGCTGGGACACGAACAAG GCGATGTGGGAAGCTCGTAATAAATGGGTGTTTGAATGGGTCACGGTGGATGTCTTTAAGGTGGTAAGGAGAGTGGAAGAGCTTAGGAAGGAATTGGAGGATGACTTGAGGGTGGCTGGTACCCATGAGGTGCGAGATGAGGGCGGTGGGCGTTGGCTGAAACCGGAGGTAGGATGGATGAAATTGAATGTGGATGCAGGGGTTAAGGAAGGTTGGGGGACGGGGCTTGGAGTGGTGAGCCGTGATAGTGAGGGTATGGTGTTGTGGGGGATGACGGAGTTCAGGTGCGGGACTATGGAACCCAGAATGGCGGAGGCTGAAGCGGTGTTGGCTGGGTTGAAGGAAGCTCAAGCAAGGGGTAGCAGGCGCTTGGTCATCGAGAGCGACTGCAAAGTTTTGATCGATGCACTGAAGTCCAAGTTACAAGGAAGGAGCGATTTCAATTTGATTCTGGACGATATTTATGCTTTTTTGTAA
- the LOC141617159 gene encoding uncharacterized protein LOC141617159 translates to MINGTPSEIFQPGKGLRQGDLLSPYLFILCAEVLSSFMRRAAENATIHGNKISASSPVVTHHLFADDSIFFVKANHEEANCVKIILLDYARASGQVVNFDKTTVSFSKGTRMADRDYVAQYLDVRVVEAQERYLGLPSVVGHSQKVVASVIRDKLCKKLQGLKGQLFSKAGREILIKVVAQSIPTYAMSVFKLPDNFCEELRSIVSRFWWGATNGKGKILWIRWSKLCRPKCFGGLVFRDFHKLNMALLGKQAWRFLTDRLSLMVRVVGGKYFPNGSFMTVVLG, encoded by the coding sequence ATGATTAATGGGACACCGTCTGAGATATTTCAACCGGGTAAAGGGCTTCGGCAAGGTGACCTTTTATCCCCCTATCTTTTTATTCTTTGTGCAGAGGTCTTATCGAGCTTCATGAGAAGAGCAGCGGAGAATGCAACCATTCACGGTAATAAAATTTCGGCTTCTTCACCTGTGGTTACACACCACCTTTTCGCTGATGATAGTATCTTCTTTGTTAAAGCGAACCATGAGGAAGCCAATTGTGTGAAAATTATTCTGCTCGACTATGCTAGGGCGTCGGGCCAGGTAGTGAATTTTGATAAGACGACCGTCTCTTTTAGCAAAGGGACTAGAATGGCGGATAGAGACTATGTGGCCCAATACCTCGATGTTAGGGTCGTTGAGGCGCAGGAGAGGTATCTTGGGTTGCCCAGTGTTGTTGGTCATTCGCAGAAGGTGGTGGCGAGCGTCATTCGAGATAAATTATGTAAGAAATTGCAGGGGTTGAAAGGTCAGCTGTTTTCGAAGGCAGGACGGGAAATATTGATAAAGGTCGTGGCCCAATCAATCCCGACTTATGCGATGAGCGTCTTCAAATTGCCGGATAACTTCTGTGAGGAATTACGGTCTATTGTATCTCGATTCTGGTGGGGAGCCACGAATGGGAAGGGGAAGATACTGTGGATAAGATGGTCAAAATTGTGTAGGCCGAAGTGCTTTGGTGGGTTGGTTTTTCGGGACTTTCACAAATTAAACATGGCGCTTTTGGGTAAACAAGCATGGCGTTTCCTTACTGATCGGTTAAGCTTAATGGTCCGTGTTGTAGGTGGAAAGTACTTCCCGAATGGCTCCTTTATGACAGTTGTACTGGGTTAG